From the Solanum lycopersicum chromosome 10, SLM_r2.1 genome, one window contains:
- the LOC101267943 gene encoding NAC domain-containing protein 6 yields MEDLPGFRFHPTEEELLEFYLKNKILGRTSRCDVIGLLNIYRHDPWDLPGLSTIGEREWYFFVARDRKHGNGGRPNRTTEKGFWKATGSDKKIIGLSNPKNIIGLKKTLVFYTGRAPRGSKTDWVMNEFRLPDTVSWPQDIVLCKIYRKATSLKVLEQRAAIEEEMKHVHSSPCSTTPQTMDAMSFGNEHHELTDKSPDLFTSISKDEVDDDRLSVAENKVSAETKEKSNCFRPKLLNGQDSLAELQVPKFSMDFSQDPVWMQLRSPWLDNFILTPSAFVHNF; encoded by the exons ATGGAAGATCTACCAGGGTTCCGATTTCACCCAACGGAAGAAGAACTTCTTGAATTTTACCTCAAAAATAAAATCCTTGGCAGAACATCGCGATGTGATGTAATTGGTCTACTGAACATTTATCGTCATGATCCTTGGGACCTGCCAG GGCTTTCGACGATTGGAGAAAGAGAATGGTATTTTTTTGTGGCAAGAGATAGAAAACATGGAAATGGAGGTAGGCCTAATAGGACTACAGAAAAGGGATTTTGGAAGGCAACTGGTTCTGATAAAAAGATCATTGGTTTATCAAATCCTAAAAATATAATTGGTCTTAAGAAGACTTTGGTTTTTTATACTGGAAGAGCACCTCGTGGCTCTAAGACAGATTGGGTCATGAATGAATTTCGATTACCAGATACCGTCTCATGGCCTCAG GACATTGTGTTGTGCAAAATATACAGAAAAGCGACAtctttgaaggtgttagaacAGAGGGCTGCAATTGAAGAAGAAATGAAGCACGTACACAGCTCTCCTTGTTCAACAACCCCGCAGACAATGGACGCCATGTCATTTGGTAATGAACATCATGAACTGACTGATAAGAGCCCCGATTTGTTTACGTCAATCAGCAAGGATGAAGTAGATGATGATAGGTTATCAGTAGCTGAGAACAAAGTTTCAGCTGAAACCAAAGAGAAGAGTAATTGCTTTAGGCCAAAATTATTAAATGGACAAGATAGCCTGGCTGAACTGCAAGTACCCAAATTCAGCATGGACTTTAGTCAGGACCCTGTGTGGATGCAATTGCGTAGCCCTTGGCTGGATAATTTTATCTTGACACCTTCCGCGTTTGTGCATAACTTTTAG